In a single window of the Salvelinus alpinus chromosome 15, SLU_Salpinus.1, whole genome shotgun sequence genome:
- the LOC139540319 gene encoding alpha-1,3-mannosyl-glycoprotein 4-beta-N-acetylglucosaminyltransferase C-like, which yields MRLVWKSLDKMRCFRKRSTIPFLGILITCLLFFNLYMEDGYVLEAGKRQLMHPSNSERYVHNFRDLTNFSGTINVTYRYLAGNPLPRKKYLTIGLSSVKRKKGNYLMETIKSIFDQSSYEELKEIVVVVHLADFDLAWCENLVQDISRKFAHHIITGHLLVIHAPEEYYPSLDGLKRNYNDPEDRVRFRSKQNVDYAFLLNFCTNLSDFYMMLEDDVRCSRNFLTSLKKVVTSREGSYWVMLEFSKLGYIGKLYHSRDLPRLVHFLLMFYQEMPCDWLLIHFRGLLAQKDVIRFKPSLFQHMGYYSSYKGAENKLKDDDFEEDFIDIPDNPPASLYTNINVFENYDATKAYSSVDEYFWGKPPSTGDFFVIVFHEPSNISNIKILTGTDDRQNDILHHGALEVGEKLVGTKRGRQCSSYITLGEFKNGNIEVQDVDHKIAFDIQCVRIVVTASQKEWLIIRRISLWTT from the exons ATGAGGCTGGTGTGGAAGTCCTTGGACAAGATGAGGTGTTTCCGTAAacgctccaccatccccttcctgGGGATCCTGATCACATGTCTTCTGTTCTTCAACCTGTACATGGAGGATGGATACGTCTTG GAGGCGGGTAAAAGACAGCTGATGCATCCTTCAAACTCTGAGAGATATGTTCACAACTTCAGAGACCTCACAAATTTCTCTGGAACCATAAACGTCACATACCGTTACCTCGCTGGGAATCCACTGCCCCGAAAAA AATATCTAACCATCGGGTTGTCATCTGTGAAAAGAAAAAAAGGGAATTACCTCATGGAAACGATCAAATCCATTTTTGACCAGTCCAGTTATGAGGAACTGAAAGAGATCGTGGTAGTGGTTCACCTGGCGGACTTTGACCTGGCCTGGTGTGAAAACCTGGTGCAGGACATCTCCAGGAAGTTTGCCCACCACATCATCACTGGGCATCTCCTGGTGATCCATGCCCCTGAGGAGTACTACCCATCACTGGATGGGCTGAAAAGGAACTACAACGACCCAGAGGACAGGGTACGCTTCCGCTCCAAGCAGAACGTGGACTACGCCTTCCTCCTCAACTTCTGCACCAACCTCTCTGATTTCTACATGATGCTGGAGGATGATGTCCGCTGCTCACGGAACTTTCTGACATCCCTGAAGAAGGTGGTCACCTCCAGGGAAGGCTCGTACTGGGTGATGTTGGAGTTCTCCAAGCTTGGCTACATAGGGAAGCTCTACCACTCAAGAGACCTGCCGCGCCTGGTTCACTTCCTGCTCATGTTCTACCAGGAGATGCCTTGCGACTGGCTCCTTATTCACTTCCGGGGCCTGTTGGCCCAGAAAGATGTGATCCGCTTCAAGCCCTCTCTGTTCCAGCACATGGGCTACTACTCCTCATATAAGGGAGCAGAGAACAAGTTGAAGGATGATGACTTCGAAGAAGACTTTATTGACATCCCTGACAACCCTCCTGCCAGCCTGTACACAAACATTAATGTATTTGAAAACTATGACGCCACAAAGGCTTATAGCAGTGTGGACGAATACTTTTGGGGGAAACCTCCCTCTACCGGAGACTTCTTTGTCATTGTCTTTCACGAACCAAGCAATATTAGCAATATCAAAATCTTGACAGGAACGGACGATCGTCAGAACGATATCCTGCACCATGGAGCTCTGGAAGTAGGAGAGAAGCTGGTGGGTACAAAGAGAGGAAGGCAGTGTTCTTCCTACATCACGTTAGGGGAGTTTAAAAATGGCAACATTGAGGTTCAAGACGTGGACCACAAGATTGCCTTTGACATCCAGTGTGTACGTATTGTGGTGACTGCCAGTCAGAAAGAATGGCTGATTATTAGGAGAATAAGTCTGTGGACGACATAG